The DNA sequence GGGATGACGAGGAAGCCTTTTAAGTCGAAGAGGAATTTTTCGTAATCCGACATGGGCAGATGCTCACGCGCTGTTTTCTCAGACATGGGCTTTTTCTCCTCTATTTTTCAGGCCACGGTCGAAACAAATTGCGCTGTTCTTTTGTATATCGCGCCAGTGTATGCGATGTGATATGCTGGGGTTCATCCATGGTTGCGATATTTTGCGACATCATCCAGTAGGGGCCATAGCCTACGTGGATGGTTTTGCGGACTTGATCTGAGCGATTGGTCAAGCCACCGTGCCGCAAGTGTTCTGTAAAAAAGATCGCATCGCCCGCTTTGGCTTCCAATCCGATCATGCCCGGTTCTACATCTGGATCGTTGTCATAAGGGCATGGCAGGGTGCTTTTGTGTGTGCCCGGGACGACGCAAAACGCGCCCTGTTCATTGGTGACATCGTGTATAAAGTAAATCATGCGCACCATCATGCAATCGATGCGATCACTGCTGGTATAGCGGTATTTTTGATTTTCCGGTCTCGTGCCGCCGTGGCTGCGCGATGTATTGTTTTTGTACCGAATGCGGATCTCTGAATTGTTGATGGTGTAGCGGCCGCGGATGACGGATTGTACGTATGGCAATGTTTTTTCGTGGTTTACCAGGAGATCAAATGTTGAATCTGCATTCCAAAAGTCTTCGATGATCAGGGTTTTTCCCTCGGCACATGATCCCTGAACGTGGTAGCCTTTTTCTTTATTGATATGGTAATCAGCCCCCCAAGCACTGTGTTTTCGAGGCGGGAGATCGACATTGGATAGGGCGTGTTCTTCCAATTTGTCAACGGCTTTGCGCAGGGATTGCACTTCTGCATCCGTGAGCATGTTTTTGATTGTGATATATCCCTGACGGTCAAATTCGTATTGTTCGATTTCGTTCATTGTGATTCTTCCTATTAGTTCTTTCTGAATAGTAGCATTGCGATTCGTCTTTCTCCCACCACTACTTTTACAATGGCCTTGATATAGATGGGTTTTTTGAGCAATGCGAGTTCCCGGACTTTTGCCTTGAGCACCGGATGTGGATCGTCGATTCTGATCACGCCTTTAAAAGAACGCTTTGAATTTTCGGCATCGACCATCTGTCCGTTCTGGACCATCTCGTTATTCTCTGGCTCATCGGCATCCATCTCGATAATCATACTCAGATCTGTGATTTCATTTACGGATAGGGGCAGTCCGCCCGTGTCGAATTGCCGTTCCACAATGCGGTCTTGAAGCGTATTCTGGATTTCCTGTTGAATCTCGTTGGGAAAAGTGTGAATCCTGAATTCCGCGGTGTGGGTACCTTCGATGACTGTGCCGGTTAGCGCTATCCGGTTTAATGGCTCTGCTTCGATCTTTTCTTCGGGATCGAGTGGCCCGGCATTTTGCACGTTTAATGTGCTGTGGAGATCTATTTTTTTTACCTTGCCGAGTGCGAATACCGTATCGTCTTCTATGGCGACGAGTTTGCCCGAAAAATACTCTTCCAGTTGCTTGGAGACCTGACCATCCGAGATGTCGTTGAATTGTGCAAATCCCGTGCTCCACCAATCCGGCGAATCGACGTCTGTTCTCAGTATTTCGCCGTCTCCATAAGTTGTAATCACTTCAATATGAGCCAGTTGACCGACGCGTGCGAGCC is a window from the Gemmatimonadota bacterium genome containing:
- a CDS encoding phytanoyl-CoA dioxygenase family protein; this translates as MNEIEQYEFDRQGYITIKNMLTDAEVQSLRKAVDKLEEHALSNVDLPPRKHSAWGADYHINKEKGYHVQGSCAEGKTLIIEDFWNADSTFDLLVNHEKTLPYVQSVIRGRYTINNSEIRIRYKNNTSRSHGGTRPENQKYRYTSSDRIDCMMVRMIYFIHDVTNEQGAFCVVPGTHKSTLPCPYDNDPDVEPGMIGLEAKAGDAIFFTEHLRHGGLTNRSDQVRKTIHVGYGPYWMMSQNIATMDEPQHITSHTLARYTKEQRNLFRPWPEK